tgaaacgtcagtagtaagttactgtaaagtgctttatgttaacctggacagtggtctcatcaaggcatattcttcttgaggaacactaacgcctgtttcacacatccgtatgcagtccgtgtgcgttacgtatgcgatgcagaagcagcacggactcgttttgctttcacacaggacacgtttgcagtccgttcctgatccgcggctgtttaccacaaacacaccatttatccgttattttgatttcaaatacaaacgtgctttttcagcattgtgatactcttttatcacagtacactaatacaatactagatatattcacgtttaaactcaacgtattataaacaacgtattattcaatgcacttgaatgcacttgcacaccgcttctgggacgtactgccggacagcaaccgcgtgcagtgtgaacgctctaatccgttaacatgggtgcggaaaaaaatactcaacgcatacgcactgcagacggagtatgtgtgaaacaggcgtaactgatcagcatgctcaactagcgggtgcgtctttgatttgtttttcgttattttccgccattcttctcacttctcttttttttctgcgcttcttctctgttgttaGATAACAACAgagccgctgcttccgccactttacccctatttactcgaacagcgccccccgcaaagaGAATGGTAGatcaaagagtatagaagtacctTTAtatacttctatactctttgggtatatattgggtagtgacagtgacactgacgacgggtaaattaatcattttgtgttgtaataaaatatcgatattggccgttagtgtatcgattatttattgcgacagagcacaacaatatattgcaatatcgattttttttcccacccctagtgtaagtatgctttccattggggagAAAGAAGTCTGGTTTCATTGCATACAGTCTGTTCTGGTCCAGACCGCAAAATGTATCGGatccatttgaattctacacagagtGCTGTATCTTATAGCACTATAAGATGAGGTTGTGGCTATCATCcgctgtcaaatgcggctttaccgagttCTGCAGCTCTGGTCCAAGCTCTGAAATGAATGATATGTTATTGGTCATTTTAAAAAGAGGGTATGGTTGCTCTGTcctgccctgtcttcctgttATAGTTGAAAATATGTCAACACATGTAATAACGCTGTTTCAAAGTATTTCATAGGACCttttaataatgtaattattgAACATTGCTGACATTGTACTCCTTTTTCTGTTTCAATCTCTTCTGAAGGAGGCTCATTCATCAGTGAAACTGGAAGCTGAGGATATAGAGAAGATAAGCGACACCAACTCGGATATTAAAGGCCGGCTGTCTGAGGCTTTGCGGGAAAATAGCAAGCAGATGGTGGATCCAGAGAGAACCGTGAATGGCCAACCTGTGCCTGCACAGCAGCCCGCACTTTTCACTGGGGGTGTGATGAGGTGGTACCAGGTGGAAGGAATCGAGTGGCTCAGGGTGAGTGAGCAGACCTGAATGAGTACATGACCAGCAGAGGGCAGTATAATTATTCTCTGGTGTCTAGATTTAGAGCTGgatcttaatattttaatattgttgcTCTAAACTGATTAAAAAGGGATTAGCAAACACCCATCAACCTTATACTCTTATACTTGTGAGTTGCAAAACAAAGATGTTGTGTGATGGCTAATAAACCAGTCTGTCTGCTTTACAGATGCTGTGGGAGAATGGTATCAATGGTATCCTGGCTGATGAGATGGGTCTTGGCAAAACCATACAGTGCATCGCCCATATTGCGATGATGGTTGAGAAGAAGGTCCTTGGGCCCTTTATAGTCGTGGCTCCTTTGTCCACTCTTCCAAACTGGATCTCAGAATTCAAGCGCTTCACCCCAGAGGTGTGAAATAGTAGTTCATCTCTATTGAAATTAATGCTTTAACAGAAACCTCTCCAATCGTTTACATTTGTCTTAATTAACTGACTCCTTTGTGCTTTCTCCCTATGTTTAAGGTGTCTGTCTTGCTGTATCATGGTCCACAAAAAGAGAGGATGGACCTGGTGAAGAAGATCCGTCAGCCGCAGGGTCCTCTCAAAATGTGTCCTGTTGTTGTTACATCCTTTGAAATAGCCATGAGAGACAGGAAGCTTCTACAGGTAAACAGATCTGTCATTGCATTTGTTACTTTGAAGTTATAGGTATAGAGAAATTAGTCTGACCAGGGGAAATTAGTCCCTGGTCTTAAAGTGCACATTCCATTAGTAAAAGTTGCTGTTTGATCAATCATTTATCAAAGTTAAGCACAGAAGTGCATGAATGAAGGGTTTTCATGTTTGTCTCCTCAGCGTTTCCACTGGAACTACATGATTGTGGATGAGGGCCACAGGATTAAAAACTTGAACTGTCGTCTGGTGCAAGAACTGAAGATGCTGATGACTGACAACAAACTGCTGCTGACAGGAACCCCTCTGCAGAATAACCTGTCTGAGTTGTGGTCTCTTCTCAACTTCCTCCTTCCAGATGTGTTTGATGACCTGAAGAGGTAAGATGTCACATGCAAAGGGAGTTCATGCTACTGATTTTCTCTTGAAGAATAAAAGTTTAGTTCACTTCAAGAAAAAACATTTCCTGAGGTTTACCcatcctcatgtcatccaagatgttaatgtctttctttcttcggtcgaaaAGTggtgaaggtttttgaggaaaacatgccaggatttttctccatatagttgacttcattgaggatcaatgggttgaaggtccaaattgcagtttcagtgcagcttcaaagggctgtacacgatcccagccaagggataagggtcttctctagtggaacgattggtcattttgtaaaattttaattttaatttatttttttaaccacaaatgctcgtcttacaTCTGcgatggttagttctttgtccgtttactttggttcaaaaaggtaggttaCGGCTCAAATTCACCTAATTTTCTCAAACTTCAAAAATTGCCAgacatcctttttttttttttttttttttttgcaaaaggtgtttgactttctttgcacgttcgctttgtaaacactgggtcggtacttctgcctatgtcacatgtaattatgtaatgcgtgaagtcgtggATGCAGAGGTAGTGCAagttgagcatttgaggttatataagaagtatataaatttaaattttgtttagaaaatgaccaatcattttgccagagaagacccttattcctcaactgggatcgtgtagagcactttgaagctgcattgaatctgcaatttgggccttcaacccattggctaccattggagtccactatatggggaaaaaTCCTACCATGtattccttaaaaaccttaactTCTTTTCAACtgaggaaagacatgaacatcctggatggcATAGGGATgcgtaaattatcaggattttttttttactctggaaatgaactaatcctttaagaataaAAGTTTCTTTTGACTCAAAATCAGaagttgatgtttttttttttttctcagttttgagTCATGGTTTGACATTAGCACCATCACTTCAGATGCAGAAAACATTGTGGCTAATGAGCGCGAGCAGAATATTCTTCACATGCTTCATCAGGTATCTTCACCACATGACGACAATGTTTTGTAGACCTTATCcaaattgtacatttaaatggTCTTTGGCTAGATATACGCTTATAAGCATTCACAATTGTTCTGTACTTCgcttttgtttttaatgacaTTCTAATGTTTTTAGATCCTCACCCCCTTCCTTCTGAGAAGACTGAAGTCAGACGTCACACTGGAGGTTCCACCTAAGAAAGAAATCGTAGTGTACGCTCCTCTAACCAACAAACAGGAGGCCTTTTACATGGCCATTGTTAACAAAACTATAGCGAAGCTGCTGGGTCAGGAGAAAGTGAGTTTTATGCAGTATTAAGACCTGTTTTCACCAACACAAATATTGTCTAAAAAATTCTGTGTGAAAAACATTGGAAATGCACTTTATGACAGTTTGTAGCAGTTATGGGAAAGAAAAACACCAGTTACTCTGCCTCTCAAGCGtaacttttaaacagtatttaATATTTACAACCATTCAGATTTTTGTATCCGCTCTGGTGTTGATCAAACAATACCAAATACAAGATGCATTGACACCAAAAGAACAGGTTTATTCGGTTTGTTCAAATCAAAATGTTTATcacgcttaatatttggcttggTGTGAACAGTATATTAAATGAAAGTTATAGCAGGAGTGGTGTGGTTGGTAATTAATCATTATTAATAACATTTATGACACTTTTCCTTAAGGGTGAATCAGCACCTGTGCCTCTAACATCCAGTGGCCGACCAAAGCGCAGGACCAGGAAGGTGGTGGACTATTTTGAGTCAAACACTGACTCTGCAAAAGAACTTGAGAAATACCTAGAGAAGGTTCAGAAAGAGATGGAGTCTCAGACAAGGTCTGTCTCTCTTGTCACTTTAACCTctgcttttaaactttttttttttttttttctttttttttttaaatgagcttTTTGACATGACATGGTTACTTTTCTCCTTAGCTCCAGCCCAGTGGTGGATGTTTCCATGCCAGTTGATGCTCAAGTCAACTTGAAACTGCAAAACATACTGATGCTGCTGAAGAGGTGCTGCAACCATGCTTACTTGATAGAGTATCCTCTGGACTCCAGTGGAGAATTTAAGGTACTTTACACAACTTTGCATGAGTTGGAAATGAAATTATTTCATCTGGTATAAAGGTATTGGCAACAGAACAAGTGCAATAATCCTCTCATTGGTACAGATTGACGAGCAGCTAGTGGCAGCATCAGGAAAGTTTCTTATCCTGGACCGAATGCTTCCTGAACTGAAAAAAAGAGGGCACAAGGTAAAGTTCATCATCTCTCATGCATACATTTTAATGATTAACAGCTCTATCAGTGAGTGTCAAACTCCACTGTGGTTATAAGACCATTTTGCGCACATTTAATTGCCTGTATACAATTTCTGTACGTAGTCATATTTACTGATGAACCATATGCTGATAAGATTTGTTTTTGACAGAAGTGTCTTattctcatgttttttttttaatctaaaatacaAAAGTCATGTTGTGATTTTTCTGTGATGGCAAGActaaactttcagcatcattacttaagtcttcagtctcacacgatacttcagaaatctttctaatatgataatttgctgctcaataaacattgcTGCTTAATGTAATTTTGGACAAATGGATACTACTATCAGGATTCTGAAAATTTAATACATCTTTCTGACTAAAATGAAGTTGAGTTTGTTTTGCTAATAGCCACATCAAGcaattttaatctatttttttgTTAACCAGGTGCTGATTTTCAGCCAGATGACCTCTATATTAGATATTCTGATGGATTATTGCTATCTCCGTGGCTATGAGTACAGCCGATTGGATGGGTCAATGAGCTACGCCGACAGAGATGAGAATGTGAGCAGTAGTTTCTTGGTTAAAACCAACGATCACATTACATTTAGTGAGTTGTTTTCAATTGACAAttcatcttctttttttttttttttttttttcatgcagatGAAAAAGTTCTCTTCTGATCCGG
Above is a genomic segment from Garra rufa chromosome 2, GarRuf1.0, whole genome shotgun sequence containing:
- the hells gene encoding lymphoid-specific helicase translates to MSGIVKEETRSVSPHCPKPNESEEPEGTAMEETTIDKSQHEELFITKEMEDEEKHLVEEGEKKEREMMEEARQSWEKDSQEMRFKRLQHLLEKSNIYSKFLLTKMEQQQQDEKIKKERLEKKAANQNQKGNDKKTVKVARKKREREEDYKIADVMTKEEILSKAKKPKLEEEAHSSVKLEAEDIEKISDTNSDIKGRLSEALRENSKQMVDPERTVNGQPVPAQQPALFTGGVMRWYQVEGIEWLRMLWENGINGILADEMGLGKTIQCIAHIAMMVEKKVLGPFIVVAPLSTLPNWISEFKRFTPEVSVLLYHGPQKERMDLVKKIRQPQGPLKMCPVVVTSFEIAMRDRKLLQRFHWNYMIVDEGHRIKNLNCRLVQELKMLMTDNKLLLTGTPLQNNLSELWSLLNFLLPDVFDDLKSFESWFDISTITSDAENIVANEREQNILHMLHQILTPFLLRRLKSDVTLEVPPKKEIVVYAPLTNKQEAFYMAIVNKTIAKLLGQEKGESAPVPLTSSGRPKRRTRKVVDYFESNTDSAKELEKYLEKVQKEMESQTSSSPVVDVSMPVDAQVNLKLQNILMLLKRCCNHAYLIEYPLDSSGEFKIDEQLVAASGKFLILDRMLPELKKRGHKVLIFSQMTSILDILMDYCYLRGYEYSRLDGSMSYADRDENMKKFSSDPEVFLFLLSTRAGGLGINLTAADTVIIFDSDWNPQADLQAQDRCHRIGQTKPVMVYRLITANTIDEKILERASAKRKLEKMVIHKNKFKGSKAELKQTKSCVDVNELVELLKSRDYDGAVTGTKGKVISDKDLQILLDRSDLMNQAKKRVKQEKDGVFKVIETKDDNGDISLS